From the genome of Carassius carassius chromosome 49, fCarCar2.1, whole genome shotgun sequence:
gagcaacagtccagtcctttttctacttaccccaggtgaaaataataattgtggctgcatgttctaaactagcccaagaggtacccagtatttatactcaaaattaatcaagctcaaaatggatttttttttttttgagatactgattttttttaattttccttagctgtaagtcgtaaccgttagaataaaaaaaaaatcttgaaatatttcagtttgtgtgcaatataTCTAGactataagaaagtttgcttttccatgatattctattttttttagatgcacctgtaatttattcctgtgatagcaaagatgaattttcagcatcattactgcagtcttcagtgtcacatgatcaatcAGAAGTCATTCTAAGATGCCTgaaacattattatcaatgtcgaaaacagttgtgctgttaaatatttttgtggaaaccatgatattttttcatgtttaatccAAAGAAATTCCAAAAGAATGgcgtttatttaaaacatttttttaaaacatgataaatgcctttacagtcacttttgattaattgaatgtttccttactgagagagagagaaaaccttactgaccccaaaaaggtaaattatcttaaaatatttgatcagatGAACTCACTCATCACGGATGTCTTCCTCAGTAAATGGAACATCTTCGATCAGCACAGCAGATTTTGCACTGAAGAAAATTCCTAACATtgactgaaaataataataatatcgtaTTAAGACATTAGGTGGAATTAAATATGGATAGAAGCccaatacacatacagtatataaacacacacacaaagaaaaaaaagtaacgtTACTTAAAAACTGTCGAATTGTAAAGAATAGCTATGAGGCATTTACATCCCATTACCGTTACCATAACACCTGCAGTTTTATTTCTCATTTAAAGTTCCTTGTATATCCAGCTGATAAATGGGTGACTGAACAGATCTATTTATGcacatttattataaatgcatgcattttctaTCAGTGAAGATCAACATACAgcaatatttacaattattatatcGGTAAAATATTCCTGTCGTTTGGGGTGAATGCCTTTAGCTACAGCTAGCAAGCAATGTCACGAAGACTCAAATCCTTACCAGCATAATGACACCCCAGATGCTTAACACGATTCCACATGCGGCCAGTTTGGGCCCACAGAATAAAAGCGACGGCATTTTATCCGATTCTTCCTCTCAAAACTGGGGAAATGATTCTACATCCAGTCCGTATGACAGCCTGCTAGCTTCTAGCTTAGTAGCTTTCTCTCGACCCAATCGACGAGTCGAGATGTATATCGGCAGTACTCGGGTTTGTTCGACTAGTTCCGTAAGCCCATTCGACAGCGCTCGGCTATTTTCGTTTGGATGCTGCGCAGATCGTGTAATGTCATTTGATGGCTATTCACTAACCAACCACACGCCTCAGTTTCGAAGCGCATTGTACTCTGGGAATTTTTAGTTCATGTTGTTTATAGAGACttactattaaaaaataacacAGATAAAGATATTTTCATACGAAAGGTCACTGAATGACTGCAACCGTAATTTTAAACCGGATTGTTGACTGAGACTCGACTGGGTTATTTCTGTGTTAGTGTCAGGTCTGTTTATTTCAGCTCATCACTCCAGCATGACTTCAGCTTCCACGAAGGTAAACATTGGAATTTTGTTTTGTGCATTATAAATATTCTTAAGTAATTGGTAAATAAAAAAGCACACGTATAAATATCAATCAGGTGGGCGAGATCTTTTCGGCGGCAGGCGCTGCTTTCTCTAAACTGGGTGAACTGACCATGCAGCTGCATCCCGTGGCGGACTCCTCTCCTGCGGGGTGAGACCTCCTTCCTGCTGAAACTGCGTCTCTGTAGTATTCCAGATGTACTAGTGTTGTTTAAGTGCAGTGGATGTTTTATAACTGACTCTCACTGCCTCTCTCAGAGCCAAATGGACCGACACGGAGATCGAGATGCTGCGCTCTGCAGTTCGCCGCTTCGGTGAAGATTTGAACAGCATCAGCTCCGTCATAAAGGAGCGAACGGTGTAAGTGTTTATGAAGCTGTTGGTGTGATAGGTATAGCTGGATAATTGtcagttttttgttttcaaactaaaatactaaaattctCTAATATTAGATGTAATATAATCTGATTTTGTGGAATATAAAATtctgttttaaattgtttttttttttgttttttttttgtgtgacagGATCAGTTTAAGCATTGATATTTTACATTGTCATTCATTGTAACAATAGTTTATATACCAAAAAATCTTGCCAGCATGTTTACAATAAGATGACATTATTTAAGGATCACAGTGCGAGAgctaattaattgtaattttaaatatttaccaaTCTTTGCCACTGTCCTTCAAACCGCTAGGTTTTATCAGCAAGAagcttttaataatttaatatataatacagtTTCATAtgatcactttttattttatacattatattaagTACAGTTAAGTGTTTAAATTTTACAATGAATTGCCATGGAACATTATTtcacacatttttgtattttattttcacaaaagttatttgaaatattGAACTAGACACtttatttgcatta
Proteins encoded in this window:
- the LOC132132925 gene encoding ribonuclease kappa-B, with protein sequence MPSLLFCGPKLAACGIVLSIWGVIMLSMLGIFFSAKSAVLIEDVPFTEEDIRDDKNPPQTIYGLYNQVGINCFIAAAIYVGVGAVSLCQVRLNKRQEYMVT